From the Helicoverpa armigera isolate CAAS_96S chromosome 16, ASM3070526v1, whole genome shotgun sequence genome, one window contains:
- the LOC135117967 gene encoding putative uncharacterized protein DDB_G0282133: protein MRPNGTESISEVSEKDEGAKIDSETQNNILNGTESGKTNENDKKNATDIVSKDEVVSEDDKKNGTKSESEGISKTENGTESISEANDKDKDKGAEIDSESQNNTVNGTESGNTSENDKKNATDIVSKDEVVSEDDKKNGTKSESEGISNTLNATESINEVSSNSSQIGSETQNNILNGTESENTSENDKKSATDIVSSEEVVIEDDKKNGTKSESEGISKTENGTESISEVSEKDKGAKINSETQNNILNGTESEKTSENDKKNASDIVSKDEAVSKDDKKNGTKSESEGINKTENGTESISEVSEKDEGAKIDSETQNNTVNGTESGNTSENDKKNATDIVSSDEVVSEDDKKNGTKSESEGISNTLNATESINEVSSNSSQIGSETQNNILNGTESEKTSENDQKNTTEIVSKDEAVSEDDKKNGTKSESEGISKTENGTESISEANDKDKDKGAEIDSESQNNIVNGTESEVANENDQNDVAEIVSRDDYIREDDKKNGTKSESEGISNTLNATESINEVSNNSSQIGSETQNNIVNGTESENTSENDKKNATDIVSKDEAVSEDDKKNGTKSESEGISNTLNATESINEVSNNSSQIGSETQNNIVNGTESENTSENDKKNATDIVSKDEVVSEDDKKNGTKSESEGISNTLNATESINEVSSNSSQIGSETQNNIVNATESEKTSENDKNNVTDIVSKDEAVSEDDKKNGTKSESEGSKTENGTESISEVNEKDKLKAAEINSESQNNIVNGTESGNVNENDKNNATEVVSSDVNEANQKNGTKSGSEGEVGNETDKNNGNENNSTDISKTKNETKSISEANEMDKDKGAEIDSESQNNILNGTESENTSENDKKNATDIVSSEEAASEDESEGISKTENGSDSTGKINENDKDKADKTKSESQDNKLNAPESGNANENDKNEATEKVCKGKNKKSTSKGGACKRNKKKKRDRKTKVNYCRSQCPSSCENQCTERCSSSSIQSSAFLRTFHCSWYAGPRCRARCLKFCGARCRKVCWWRCRKLKSD from the exons ATGAGGCC AAATGGGACCGAGAGCATAAGCGAAGTCAGTGAAAAGGATGAGGGGGCCAAGATTGATAGCGAAACCCAAAACAATATACTCAATGGAACTGAAAGTGGGAAAACCAATGAAAACGATAAGAAAAACGCGACCGATATAGTGAGTAAAGATGAGGTCGTCAGCGAAGACGATAAAAAGAACGGGACCAAAAGCGAAAGCGAAGGTATTAGCAAGACAGAGAATGGGACCGAGAGCATAAGCGAAGCTAATGACAAGGATAAGGATAAAGGGGCTGAAATTGATAGCGAAAGCCAAAACAATACAGTCAATGGAACTGAAAGTGGGAACACCAGTGAAAACGATAAGAAAAACGCGACCGATATAGTGAGTAAAGATGAGGTCGTCAGCGAAGACGATAAAAAGAACGGGACCAAAAGCGAAAGCGAAGGTATCAGCAACACATTGAATGCGACCGAGAGCATAAACGAAGTCAGTAGCAATAGCAGTCAGATTGGTAGCGAAACCCAAAACAATATACTCAACGGAACTGAAAGTGAGAACACTAGTGAAAACGATAAGAAAAGCGCGACCGACATAGTGAGTAGTGAAGAGGTCGTCATCGAAGACGATAAAAAGAACGGGACCAAAAGCGAAAGCGAAGGTATAAGCAAGACAGAGAATGGGACCGAGAGCATAAGCGAAGTCAGTGAAAAGGATAAGGGGGCCAAGATTAATAGCGAAACCCAAAACAATATACTCAATGGAACTGAAAGTGAGAAAACCAGTGAAAACGATAAGAAAAACGCGTCCGATATAGTGAGTAAAGATGAGGCCGTCAGCAAAGACGATAAAAAGAACGGGACCAAAAGCGAAAGCGAAGGTATTAACAAGACAGAGAATGGGACCGAGAGCATAAGCGAAGTCAGTGAAAAGGATGAGGGGGCCAAGATTGATAGCGAAACCCAAAACAATACAGTCAATGGAACTGAAAGTGGGAACACCAGTGAAAACGATAAGAAAAATGCGACCGACATAGTGAGTAGTGATGAGGTCGTCAGCGAAGACGATAAAAAGAACGGGACCAAAAGCGAAAGCGAAGGTATCAGCAACACATTGAATGCGACCGAGAGCATAAATGAAGTCAGTAGCAATAGCAGTCAGATTGGTAGCGAAACCCAAAACAATATACTCAACGGAACTGAAAGTGAGAAAACCAGTGAAAACGATCAGAAAAACACGACCGAGATAGTGAGTAAAGATGAGGCCGTCAGCGAAGACGATAAAAAGAACGGGACCAAAAGCGAAAGCGAAGGTATTAGCAAGACAGAGAATGGGACCGAGAGCATAAGCGAAGCTAATGACAAGGATAAGGATAAAGGGGCTGAAATTGATAGCGAAAGCCAAAACAATATAGTCAATGGAACTGAAAGTGAAGTTGCCAACGAAAACGATCAGAACGACGTGGCCGAGATAGTGAGTAGAGACGATTACATTAGAGAAGACGATAAAAAGAACGGGACGAAAAGCGAAAGCGAAGGTATCAGCAACACATTGAATGCGACCGAGAGCATAAACGAAGTCAGTAACAATAGCAGTCAGATTGGTAGCGAAACCCAAAACAATATAGTCAACGGAACTGAAAGTGAGAACACTAGTGAAAACGATAAGAAAAACGCGACTGATATAGTGAGTAAAGATGAGGCCGTCAGCGAAGACGATAAAAAGAACGGGACCAAAAGCGAAAGCGAAGGTATCAGCAACACATTGAATGCGACCGAGAGCATAAACGAAGTCAGTAACAATAGCAGTCAGATTGGTAGCGAAACCCAAAACAATATAGTCAACGGAACTGAAAGTGAGAACACTAGTGAAAACGATAAGAAAAACGCGACTGATATAGTGAGTAAAGATGAGGTCGTCAGCGAAGACGATAAAAAGAACGGGACCAAAAGCGAAAGCGAAGGTATCAGCAACACATTGAATGCGACCGAGAGCATAAACGAAGTCAGTAGCAATAGCAGTCAGATTGGTAGCGAAACCCAAAACAATATAGTCAATGCAACTGAAAGTGAGAAAACCAGTGAAAACGACAAGAATAACGTGACCGATATAGTGAGCAAAGATGAGGCCGTCAGCGAAGACGATAAAAAGAACGGGACCAAAAGCGAAAGCGAAGGTAGCAAGACAGAGAATGGTACCGAGAGCATAAGCGAAGTTAATGAAAAGGATAAGCTCAAAGCGGCCGAGATTAATAGCGAAAGCCAAAACAATATAGTCAATGGAACTGAAAGTGGGAATGTCAACGAGAACGACAAGAACAACGCGACCGAGGTAGTGAGTAGTGACGTCAATGAAGCCAATCAAAAGAATGGGACCAAAAGCGGAAGCGAAGGCGAGGTAGGTAACGAAACCGATAAGAATAATGGGAACGAAAATAACAGCACAGATATCAGCAAGACAAAGAATGAGACCAAGAGTATAAGCGAAGCTAATGAAATGGATAAGGATAAAGGGGCTGAAATTGATAGTGAAAGCCAAAACAATATACTCAACGGAACTGAAAGTGAGAACACCAGTGAAAACGATAAGAAAAACGCGACCGATATAGTGAGTAGTGAAGAGGCCGCCAGCGAAGACGAAAGCGAAGGTATTAGCAAGACAGAGAATGGTAGCGACAGCACAGGCAAAATCAACGAAAATGATAAAGACAAGGCGGACAAGACTAAGAGCGAAAGCCAAGACAATAAACTCAACGCACCTGAAAGTGGGAACGCCAACGAGAACGATAAGAACGAAGCGACCGAGAAAGTGTGTaaaggcaaaaataaaaaaagtacaagTAAAGGCGGAGCGTGCAAGAGGAATAAGAAGAAAAAGCGAGACAGAAAGACTAAGGTTAATTACTGTCGCTCTCAGTGTCCTTCTAGCTGCGAAAACCAGTGCACCGAACGCTGTAGCTCAAGTTCTATCCAATCTAGCGCTTTTCTTAGAACCTTTCACTGCTCTTGGTACGCTGGCCCTCGTTGTCGAGCTCGCTGTCTTAAATTCTGTGGAGCACGATGTCGGAAGGTCTGCTGGTGGCGCTGCCGCAAATTGAAGTCTGACTAA
- the LOC110376491 gene encoding myb-like protein X, with amino-acid sequence MILFVLFLRGYLIYSIFSFGSFGLTNGGSSTNVNQCWNVNETDTIGQSINQGVDNNETKTEIENVTENIKNNGTQVEDVSEDYGNNGTNSKTEEETESTSEVNTMENESQNNIVNGTESENTSENDKKNATDIVSKDEAVSEDDKKNGTKSESEGISNTLNATESISEANDKDKDKGPEIDSESQNNTVNGTESGNTSENDKNNATDIVSKDEAVSEDDKKNGTKSESEGINKTENGTESISEVSEKDEGAKIDSETQNNILNGTESEKTSENDKKNATDIVSKDEAVSEDDKKNGTKSESEGISKTENGTESISEANDKDKDKGCCKTIQSMELKVEHHEDNKKDKSKAKSQNGTENISEVSEKDKDKGAEIDSESQNNTVNGTESGNTSENDKKNATEIVSKDEAVSEDDKKNGTKAKAKRQNNTVNGTESGNTSENDKNNATDIVSKDEAVIEDDKKNGTKSESEDISKTENGTESVSEANDKDKDKGPEIDSETQNNTVNGTESGNTSENDKNNATDIVSTDEAVIEDDKKNGTKSESEGISNTLNATESISEVSSNSSQIGSETQNNILNGTESENTSENDMKNATEIVSKDEAVSEDDKKNGTKSESEGISNTLNATESINEVSEKDKGAKIDSETQNNILNGTESEKTSENDKKNVTDIVSGDEVVSEDDKNNGTKSESEGISNTLNATESISEVSSNSSQIGSETQNNILNGTESENTSENDMKNATDIVSKDEAVSEDDKKNGTKSESEVSKDEAVSEDDKKNGTKSESEGISKTENGTEGISEAKDKDKDQGAEIDSESQNNIVNGTESGNTSENDKNNATDIRNKTENGTESISEVSEKDEGAKIDSETQNNTVNGTESEKTSENDKKNATDIVSSDEAVSKDDKKNGTKSESEGISNTLNATESINEVSSNSSQIGSETQNNILNGTESENTSENDKKNATEIVSQDEAVSEDDKKNGTKSESESISKTKNDTKSISEANDKDKDKGAEIGSETQNNILNGTESENTSENDNNNATEIVSKDDSVSENDKKNGTKSESEGISNTLNATESINEVSEKDKGAKIDSETQNNILNGTESEKTSENDKKNVTDIVSGDEVVSEDDKKNETKSESEGISKTENGTEGISEAKDKDKDQGAEIDSESQNNIVNGTESGNTSENDKNNATDIVSKDEAVSEDDKKNGTKSESEGISNTLNATESINEVSSNSSQIGSETQNNILNGTESENTSENDKKNATDIVSKDEAVSEDDKKNGTKSESEGISKTENGTESISEVSEMDEGAKIDSETQNNILNGTESENTSENDKKNATDIVSKDEAFSEDDKKNGTKSESEGISNTLNATESINEVSSNSSQIGSETQNNILNGTESENTSENDKKNATEIVSKDEAVSEDDKKNGTKSESEGISKTENGTEGISEAKDKDKDQGAEIDSESQNNIVNGTESGNTSENDKNNATNIVSKDEAVSERQKERDQKRKRKSKTENGTET; translated from the exons atgattttatttgtgttgtttttgcGAGGTTACTTGATTTACAgcatattttcttttggttCATTTG GACTTACCAATGGCGGCAGTAGCACGAACGTGAACCAGTGCTGGAACGTTAACGAAACGGACACTATTGGCCAAAGTATCAACCAGGGTGTAGATAACAACGAAACCAAGACTGAGATTGAAAACGTCACCGAGAACATTAAGAATAACGGAACCCAGGTTGAGGACGTCAGCGAAGATTATGGAAACAACGGGACCAATAGCAAAACCGAGGAAGAGACTGAGAGCACAAGCGAAGTCAATACGATGGAGAACGAAAGTCAAAACAATATAGTCAATGGAACTGAAAGTGAGAACACCAGTGAAAACGATAAGAAAAACGCGACTGATATAGTGAGTAAAGATGAGGCCGTCAGCGAAGACGATAAAAAGAACGGGACCAAAAGCGAAAGCGAAGGTATCAGCAACACATTGAATGCGACCGAGAGCATAAGCGAAGCTAATGACAAGGATAAGGATAAAGGGCCTGAAATTGATAGCGAAAGCCAAAACAATACAGTCAATGGAACTGAAAGTGGGAACACCAGTGAAAACGATAAGAATAACGCGACCGATATAGTGAGTAAAGATGAGGCCGTCAGCGAAGACGATAAAAAGAACGGGACCAAAAGCGAAAGCGAAGGTATTAACAAGACAGAGAATGGGACCGAGAGCATAAGCGAAGTCAGTGAAAAGGATGAGGGGGCCAAGATTGATAGCGAAACCCAAAACAATATACTCAATGGAACTGAAAGTGAGAAAACCAGTGAAAACGATAAGAAAAACGCGACTGACATAGTGAGTAAAGATGAGGCCGTCAGCGAAGACGATAAAAAGAACGGGACCAAAAGCGAAAGCGAAGGTATTAGCAAGACAGAGAATGGGACCGAGAGCATAAGCGAAGCTAATGACAAGGATAAGGATAAAGGCTGCTGCAAAACAATACAGTCAATGGAACTGAAAGTGGAACAcca CGAAGACAATAAAAAGGACAAAAGCAAAGCGAAAAGTCAGAATGGGACCGAGAACATAAGCGAAGTCAGTGAAAAGGATAAGGATAAAGGGGCTGAAATTGATAGCGAAAGCCAAAACAATACAGTCAATGGAACTGAAAGTGGGAACACCAGTGAAAACGATAAGAAAAACGCGACCGAGATAGTGAGTAAAGATGAGGCCGTCAGCGAAGACGATAAAAAGAACGGGACAAAAGCGAAAGCGAAG CGCCAAAACAATACAGTCAATGGAACTGAAAGTGGGAACACCAGTGAAAACGATAAGAATAACGCAACTGATATAGTGAGTAAAGATGAGGCCGTCATCGAAGACGATAAAAAGAACGGGACCAAAAGCGAAAGCGAAGATATTAGCAAGACAGAGAATGGGACCGAGAGCGTAAGCGAAGCTAATGACAAGGATAAGGATAAAGGGCCTGAAATTGATAGCGAAACCCAAAACAATACAGTCAATGGAACTGAAAGTGGGAACACCAGTGAAAACGATAAGAATAACGCAACTGATATAGTGAGTACAGATGAGGCCGTCATCGAAGACGATAAAAAGAACGGGACCAAAAGCGAAAGCGAAGGTATCAGCAACACATTGAATGCGACCGAGAGCATAAGCGAAGTCAGTAGCAATAGCAGTCAGATTGGTAGCGAAACCCAAAACAATATACTCAACGGAACTGAAAGTGAGAACACTAGTGAAAACGATATGAAAAACGCGACCGAGATAGTGAGTAAAGATGAGGCCGTCAGCGAAGACGATAAAAAGAACGGGACCAAAAGCGAAAGCGAAGGTATCAGCAACACATTGAATGCGACCGAGAGCATAAACGAAGTCAGTGAAAAGGATAAGGGGGCCAAGATTGATAGCGAAACCCAAAACAATATACTCAATGGAACTGAAAGTGAGAAAACCAGTGAAAACGATAAGAAAAACGTGACCGACATAGTGAGTGGTGATGAGGTCGTCAGCGAAGACGATAAAAATAACGGGACCAAAAGCGAAAGCGAAGGTATCAGCAACACATTGAATGCGACCGAGAGCATAAGCGAAGTCAGTAGCAATAGCAGTCAGATTGGTAGCGAAACCCAAAACAATATACTCAACGGAACTGAAAGTGAGAACACTAGTGAAAACGATATGAAAAACGCGACCGATATAGTGAGTAAAGATGAGGCCGTCAGCGAAGACGATAAAAAGAACGGGACGAAAAGCGAAAGCGAAG TGAGTAAAGATGAGGCCGTCAGCGAAGACGATAAAAAGAACGGGACGAAAAGCGAAAGCGAAGGTATTAGCAAGACAGAGAATGGGACCGAGGGCATAAGCGAAGCTAAAGACAAGGATAAGGATCAAGGGGCTGAAATTGATAGCGAAAGCCAAAACAATATAGTCAATGGAACTGAAAGTGGGAACACCAGTGAAAACGATAAGAATAACGCGACCGATATA CGAAATAAGACAGAGAATGGGACCGAGAGCATAAGCGAAGTCAGTGAAAAGGATGAGGGGGCCAAGATTGATAGCGAAACCCAAAACAATACAGTCAATGGAACTGAAAGTGAGAAAACCAGTGAAAACGATAAGAAAAACGCGACTGACATAGTGAGTAGTGATGAGGCCGTCAGCAAAGACGATAAAAAGAATGGGACCAAAAGCGAAAGCGAAGGTATCAGCAACACATTGAATGCGACCGAGAGCATAAACGAAGTCAGTAGCAATAGCAGTCAGATTGGTAGCGAAACCCAAAACAATATACTCAACGGAACTGAAAGTGAGAACACTAGTGAAAACGATAAGAAAAACGCGACCGAGATAGTGAGTCAAGATGAGGCCGTCAGCGAAGACGATAAAAAGAACGGGACCAAAAGCGAAAGCGAAAGTATCAGCAAGACAAAGAATGACACCAAGAGTATAAGCGAAGCTAATGATAAGGACAAGGATAAAGGGGCCGAGATTGGTAGCGAAACCCAAAACAATATACTCAACGGAACTGAAAGTGAGAACACCAGTGAAAACGATAACAATAACGCGACCGAGATAGTGAGTAAAGATGACTCCGTCAGCGAAAACGATAAAAAGAACGGGACCAAAAGCGAAAGCGAAGGTATCAGCAACACATTGAATGCGACCGAGAGCATAAACGAAGTCAGTGAAAAGGATAAGGGGGCCAAGATTGATAGCGAAACCCAAAACAATATACTCAATGGAACTGAAAGTGAGAAAACCAGTGAAAACGATAAGAAAAACGTGACCGACATAGTGAGTGGTGATGAGGTCGTCAGCGAAGACGATAAAAAGAACGAGACCAAAAGCGAAAGCGAAGGTATTAGCAAGACAGAGAATGGGACCGAGGGCATAAGCGAAGCTAAAGACAAGGATAAGGATCAAGGGGCTGAAATTGATAGCGAAAGCCAAAACAATATAGTCAATGGAACTGAAAGTGGGAACACCAGTGAAAATGATAAGAATAACGCGACCGATATAGTGAGTAAAGATGAGGCCGTCAGCGAAGACGATAAAAAGAACGGGACCAAAAGCGAAAGCGAAGGTATCAGCAACACATTAAATGCGACCGAGAGCATAAACGAAGTCAGTAGCAATAGCAGTCAGATTGGTAGCGAAACCCAAAACAATATACTCAACGGAACTGAAAGTGAGAACACTAGTGAAAACGATAAGAAAAACGCGACTGATATAGTGAGTAAAGATGAGGCCGTCAGCGAAGACGATAAAAAGAACGGGACGAAAAGCGAAAGCGAAGGTATTAGCAAGACAGAGAATGGGACCGAGAGCATAAGCGAAGTCAGTGAAATGGATGAGGGGGCCAAGATTGATAGCGAAACCCAAAACAATATACTCAATGGAACTGAAAGTGAGAACACTAGTGAAAACGATAAGAAAAACGCGACCGATATAGTGAGTAAAGATGAGGCCTTCAGCGAAGACGATAAAAAGAACGGGACCAAAAGCGAAAGCGAAGGTATTAGCAACACATTGAATGCGACCGAGAGCATAAACGAAGTCAGTAGCAATAGCAGTCAGATTGGTAGCGAAACCCAAAACAATATACTCAACGGAACTGAAAGTGAGAACACTAGTGAAAACGATAAGAAAAATGCGACCGAGATAGTGAGTAAAGATGAGGCCGTCAGCGAAGACGATAAAAAGAACGGGACGAAAAGCGAAAGCGAAGGTATTAGCAAGACAGAGAATGGGACCGAGGGCATAAGCGAAGCTAAAGACAAGGATAAGGATCAAGGGGCTGAAATTGATAGCGAAAGCCAAAACAATATAGTCAATGGAACTGAAAGTGGGAACACCAGTGAAAACGATAAGAATAACGCGACCAATATAGTGAGTAAAGATGAGGCCGTCAGCGAAAGACAAAAAGAACGGGACCAAAAGCGAAAGCGAAAAAGCAAGACAGAGAATGGGACCGAAACATAA